One Nicotiana tomentosiformis chromosome 4, ASM39032v3, whole genome shotgun sequence genomic window carries:
- the LOC138910442 gene encoding uncharacterized protein: MVEELKKLTGRVQSVEGGKGVEDLNYEDLCIQSDVELSEGYKPPKFEMFDGTGDPKVNLRTYCDKLVGVGKNEQIRMKLLMRSLIGDALSWYISQNPKKWVSWVSMASDFMDRFRFITKNAPNIFYIQKLKKKTTETFHEYATCWRSEVAKVRPALEEEQMNKFFFRAQDKQYYERLMVIENHKFPDIIKLGERIEEGIKNGMVTNFEALQATNKAFQSGGILKKKEVGVVLVAQCPK; the protein is encoded by the coding sequence ATGGtggaggaactcaagaagctcaccgGTAGAGTTCAGAGTGTTGAAGGTGGTAAAGGCGTTGAAGACCTAAACTATGAGGACCTATGTATTCAGTCGGATGTGGAACtgtcggagggttacaaacctcccaagttcgaaatgttcgatggtACTGGTGACCCGAAGGTAAATCtgagaacgtattgtgacaagcttgtaggagtgggcaagaatgaacaaatccgcatgaaactgCTCATGCGAAGCCTTATAGGAGACgccttgtcttggtatatcagtcaaaacccaaagaagtgggttagttgggtgagtatggcatcagacttcatggatagattcaggttcatCACGAAAAATGCGCCaaacattttctacattcaaaaacTCAAGAAGAAGACGACAGAAACCTTTCACGAGTATGCTACTTGTTGGAGATCAGAGGTcgcaaaggtaaggccagcacttgaagaggaacaaatgaacaagttctttttCAGAGCTCAAGACAAGCAGTATTAcgaaaggttgatggttattgaaaatcacaagttccccgacatcatcaagttaggagaaagaatagaagaaggaattaagAATGGGATGGTGACCAATTTTGAGGCACTGcaggccacaaataaagctttTCAATCAGGAGGcattttgaagaagaaagaagtgggtgtcgTGTTGGTAGCCCAGTGCCCTAAGTGa